Proteins from a genomic interval of Helicoverpa armigera isolate CAAS_96S chromosome 9, ASM3070526v1, whole genome shotgun sequence:
- the LOC110370033 gene encoding protein sidekick isoform X3, which translates to MEELERWFKMYCKQFFGTFIILFFFSINPISTINTTVQMQPPRFSMQPSSSNSIVREGTTKILQCSAMGIPQPMYRWLRNGVPLSDYSSELFYKIHNTQRQDAGAYQCIAKNDVGAIFSEKNNIVVAYMGVFETITETVITAESGKAAVLAFPRIESEPPPSVIWQDENGALRYDQKYAVTDKHELVILCTSHEDEKAYRVRAINTQLGKEENSPYIKLNVYGNDSKEIPPEIIIKPQDTKIVKGQEYTSLYCIANARPLHELETLWFKDGIMIDLAGITFDLNDQWNRTLTLISANLTHTGQYTCQARLKTGGYATVTASAFVTVLEKPVFLSNLKSETFGEFGSTIVLDCNVQGIPLPSITWYKDSKKIASVGADAEESDNPDADDGGGRYRVEVDRSLVINNLKMEDTGIYQCIASNEAGESSIYTWLKIKMKDNRRLPRSHMKLIRMRTSDKKAKTFRFDTGTSPPIMQSPPTNLTVLDGKDATVTCRAVGAPTPNVTWYFNDSIIVNLSARLQTLEEGDLLITSTTTADSGKYTCVRSNDAGNVSGEAYLTVLVRTQIIAPPVDTRVLLGHTATLQCKVSNDPNVKYNIDWFHNKQPMTAGSRVWVSADGALQVQAVRASDAGEYTCVVTSPGGNQTRHAVLSVIELPFAPTNVRAFKLEAASQRAVNVTWTPGFDGNSPIQKFIVQRRVVPEFGPTPDPLLNWVTEPVNVSANQRWVLLTSLKAATSYQFRVSAVNTVGEGPASDPTDVLTLPQEAPSGPPIGFMGSARSSSEIITQWQPPLEEHRNGHILGYVIRYRLRGYDNSPWTNQNITNEAQRNYLIQDLITWKDYNVQIAAYNDKGVGVFSDSYTIKTKEGVPEAPPDSVRCEPFNSTAISVWWTPPNPQKINGINQGYKIQAWIWDDKEGANVEQKLISVPPNLLDPLTEQTAVITGLEKFTEYNITVLCFTEPGDGPPSDFMHVRTNEDIPDEVGSLLFDDISDRAVRVSWTAPKKSNGILIGYKLSYEMRDNNETVREEVLPPNVTSIRVEHLQASTHYKFWLCAMTAVGEGPPRAAVIQSGVEPVLPDAPRNLALSNIEAFSVLLQFTHGFDGNSSISLWTVQAQTARNSSWVTIFELNAPDAQSIHVTGLIPFTTYRLRLIATNVVGSSPPSEPCKEFQTIQAPPQHPPKNVTVRAVSATNLRVRWIPLQQSEWYGNPKGYNITYTKSDSNDTLHSIIEDHTANSHVLSNLEEWSVYEIRMTAINEVGTSVASPTAMERTREAVPSRGPIDVSANATSSTTVVVLWGDIPPQEQNGLIEGYKVCYAAIVPPPRPEQKKVECQAVPSNQTHTITLTELRKYVVYQIQVLGYTRLGDGALSDPPVTVRTFEDTPGPPSNVSFPDVTFTTARIIWDVPEDPNGEILAYQVSYHLNSSAKPMFTREFLPSDRTFRATELESERYYQFSVRAQTRLGWGGTARALVLSTANRAAPAPPARPNVARSLLQPHHITFSWTPGDDGYAPLRYYTVQQKEDGGTWQTIPERVDPFVTSYTAEGLKPYTAYQFRIRATNDIGPSRYSNATETVRTLPAAPSKAVENLHVVPITPSSVRVQWSALGEAHWSGDTRTGGYRVRYQPLTDFPTALQQTMKQDVPGIKSEEVVLTDLALDRNYEISVCAVNSQGLGPGGTPAVVWVGEAVPTAPPTRTTARALSPTEVALSWTPPAPAMLNGDLLGYKIFYLVTDSPEEPEPGRRIEEEIEVVPATATSHSLVFLDKYTQYRIQVLAFNAAGDGPRSTAITVRTLQGLPSAPRNITFSDITMNSLVVEWEPPYRRNGIIQAYLVTYETIEQDERFSKQVKQKVTERRLAVGGLEEEVEYRFSVRGVTAGGGAGAAAEARARSGPQPGSPAAPRALQLAPEPAALRLRWINAAPGQAPLKGYYFEARRKDDTRWETITRTNNGVLEEFTISYQSLLPSTAYSFRVIAYNKFGISNPTYSDKVIVTPSKLYLEYGYLQYRPFYRRTWFMVALAAASIIIIIMVIAILCVKSKSYKYKKEAQKTLEESLAGESDERGTLAMELYRSRQNSSGSGGAGTLRRAAPLAKSPPRPAPGSVAYHSDEESLRAYDENPDDSSLTEKPSEMSSSDSQNSESENESVRSEPHSFVNHYANVNDTLRQSWKRQKPVRNYSSYTDSEPEGSAVVSLNGGQIVMNNMARSRAPLPGFSSFV; encoded by the exons tACAAATGCAACCACCGAGGTTTAGTATGCAACCCTCTTCATCAAACAGTATCGTCAGAGAAGGCACCACCAAAATCTTACAATGTTCTGCAATGG GCATACCACAACCAATGTACAGATGGTTGAGAAACGGTGTACCGCTCAGTGATTATTCATCAGAGCTGTTTTATAAGATTCATAATACCCAGCGACAAGACGCCGGAGCCTACCAGTGTATAGCTAAAAACGACGTCGGAGCAATATTCAGCGAAAAGAACAACATTGTCGTCGCGT atatgGGTGTATTTGAAACTATTACTGAGACAGTAATCACTGCTGAATCTGGAAAAGCGGCGGTGCTAGCGTTTCCTAGGATAGAATCAGAACCGCCGCCGTCAGTCATATGGCAAGATGAAAACGGTGCTCTCAGATATGATCAGAAATATGCTGTCACTGATAAACACGAACTGGTCATACTATGTACTTCACACGAAGATGAGAAAGCGTATAG agTGCGTGCCATAAATACACAGCTAGGAAAAGAAGAAAACAGTCCTTACATAAAACTTAACGTTTATGGAAATGACAGCAAAGAAATACCaccagaaataataataaaaccacaAGACACGAAAATAGTAAAAGGACAAGAATACACAAGTTTATACTGTATCGCAAACGCTAGACCTTTACATGAATTAGAAACCTTATGGTTTAAAGACGGGATAATGATTGATTTAGCTGGAATCACGTTCGACTTAAACGATCAGTGGAACAGGACTCTAACTTTAATATCGGCCAATTTGACGCACACTGGACAGTATACATGCCAAGCCAGATTAAAAACTGGAGGATACGCCACTGTCACAGCTTCAGCTTTTGTTACGGTATTAGAAAAACCAGTATTTTTGTCCAATTTGAAATCGGAAACATTTGGCGAATTCGGTAGTACCATAGTACTAGACTGTAACGTTCAGGGTATTCCGTTGCCGAGTATTACTTGGTACAAAGATTCAAAGAAAATCGCTAGTGTCGGAGCTGACGCCGAAGAGTCTGATAATCCAGACGCGGACGACGGCGGTGGCAGATATCGAGTGGAAGTAGACCGCTCACTCGTCATCAACAACCTGAAAATGGAAGATACTGGGATATATCAATGTATTGCCAGCAACGAAGCCGGAGAATCTTCTATTTATACATGGCTGAAGATAAAAA TGAAGGACAATAGGCGGTTGCCACGAAGTCACATGAAGTTAATAAGAATGAGGACCTCAGataaaaaagcaaaaacatTCAGATTTGACACCGGCA CGTCCCCGCCCATAATGCAGAGTCCGCCGACCAACCTGACCGTGCTCGACGGCAAGGACGCCACTGTCACATGCCGTGCCGTTGGAGCACCCACTCCCAACGTCACCTGGTATTTTAACG ATTCAATAATCGTAAACTTATCGGCAAGGCTGCAAACACTTGAAGAAGGCGACCTGCTAATCACAAGTACTACGACCGCCGATAGTGGAAAGTATACCTGCGTTAGATCAAACGATGCTGGGAACGTATCCGGAGAGGCTTATCTCACTGTACTAG TGAGAACGCAAATTATTGCTCCACCTGTGGATACACGAGTGTTATTGGGTCACACAGCAACGCTACAATGCAAAGTATCGAACGACCCGAATGTGAAGTACAATATTGATTGGTTTCACAACAAACA GCCAATGACAGCTGGTTCCCGCGTATGGGTGTCAGCAGACGGGGCACTGCAAGTGCAGGCTGTGCGAGCCAGTGACGCGGGCGAGTACACGTGCGTCGTGACGTCACCAGGCGGCAACCAGACCCGACATGCTGTTCTGTCCGTCATCGAACTTCCTTTTGCTCCTACCAACGTCCGCGCCTTCAAACTGGAGGCTGCGTCACAGCGAGCCGTCAACGTCACGTGGACACCAGGTTTTGACGGAAATTCTCCCATACAAAAATTCATCGTACAAAGACGCGTCGTTCCCGAGTTTG GACCGACACCAGACCCACTACTGAACTGGGTAACGGAGCCGGTGAACGTGTCAGCAAACCAACGATGGGTCCTATTGACTAGTTTGAAAGCTGCTACATCATATCAGTTCAGAGTATCAGCTGTTAACACAGTCGGCGAAGGTCCTGCTTCTGACCCTACCGATGTTCTGACATTGCCTCAAGAAG CCCCATCGGGTCCTCCGATTGGCTTTATGGGTTCTGCGAGATCTTCATCCGAAATCATTACTCAGTGGCAGCCACCACTTGAGGAGCACAGAAATGGCCACATCTTGGGTTATGTCATCAGATACCGACTTCGGGGTTACGACAACAGCCCTTGGACTAACCAGAACATTACAAATGAGGCACAAAGAAACTACCTCATTCAAGATTTGATTACGTGGAAAGATTACAACGTACAGATCGCTGCATACAATGACAAGGGTGTTGGAGTATTTTCAGATAGTtatactataaaaacaaaagagggTGTACCTGAAGCGCCTCCTGACAGTGTTCGCTGTGAGCCTTTCAACTCGACTGCTATATCCGTTTGGTGGACACCTCCCAACCCACAGAAAATTAATGGCATAAATCAG gGTTACAAAATACAAGCGTGGATCTGGGACGACAAGGAAGGTGCTAATGTTGAGCAGAAACTTATAAGTGTGCCACCGAACCTTCTGGATCCTTTGACTGAACAGACAGCTGTCATCACTGGGCTTGAGAAGTTTACTGAGTACAACATAACGGTGTTATGTTTCACGGAGCCTGGTGACGGGCCGCCCAGTGACTTTATGCATGTTAGAACGAACGAAGACA tccCGGATGAAGTAGGCAGTCTACTCTTTGACGATATATCGGATCGCGCCGTAAGAGTTTCTTGGACTGCACCGAAAAAATCAAACGGCATCCTGATTGGATACAAGCTTTCGTACGAAATGAGAGACAACAACGAAACGGTTAGAGAGGAGGTTTTACCGCCAAACGTCACCAGTATTAGGGTGGAACACTTGCAG GCCAGTACACACTACAAGTTCTGGTTGTGTGCGATGACGGCGGTAGGCGAAGGGCCGCCGAGAGCTGCTGTGATCCAATCCGGCGTCGAACCTGTGCTGCCTGATGCCCCTCGCAACTTAGCGCTCTCTAATATAGAAGCATTTTCTGTGCTACTGCAGTTCACACATGGCTTTGACGGCAACTCTTCTATTTCTCTTTGGACTGTACAG GCTCAAACCGCCCGAAACTCATCATGGGTGACAATATTCGAGTTAAACGCGCCCGATGCCCAGTCAATACACGTAACTGGTTTAATACCATTCACTACGTACCGGCTGCGACTGATAGCTACGAACGTGGTGGGCTCGTCCCCGCCTTCCGAGCCGTGCAAGGAGTTCCAGACAATACAGGCGCCGCCACAACACCCGCCGAAGAATGTTACCGTCCGTGCTGTTAGTGCGACTAATTTGCGCGTTAGATGGATT CCACTACAACAAAGCGAATGGTACGGCAATCCAAAAGGATATAACATAACATACACAAAGAGCGACAGTAACGATACTCTGCACAGTATTATTGAAGACCACACTGCAAATTCACACGTATTGTCTAATTTAGAAGAATGGTCCGTGTATGAAATACGTATGACAGCTATAAACGAAGTAGGCACTTCAGTTGCCAGTCCCACGGCTATGGAAAGGACGAGAGAAGCTG ttccGTCAAGAGGCCCCATCGACGTATCAGCGAATGCAACATCATCAACTACAGTGGTCGTACTCTGGGGAGACATCCCACCACAAGAACAAAACGGCCTCATTGAGGGATACAAAGTGTGTTACGCGGCCATAGTGCCACCGCCGAGACCTGAACAAAAGAAGGTCGAATGCCAAGCCGTGCCTTCTAACCAGACACACACTATAACGCTCACCGAGTTGAGGAAATACGTCGTCTATCAAATACAAGTATTAGGATATACGAGATTAGGAGACGGGGCTTTGAGTGATCCCCCAGTAACAGTCAGAACCTTTGAAGACA CTCCTGGTCCACCATCCAACGTGTCGTTCCCTGACGTGACGTTCACAACAGCGCGCATCATTTGGGACGTACCGGAGGACCCCAATGGAGAGATTCTGGCGTATCAAGTATCATACCATCTCAACAGTTCTGCAAAGCCAATGTTTACTAGAGAGTTTCTACCTTCGGATCGAACGTTCAG GGCGACGGAGCTAGAATCAGAGCGCTACTACCAGTTCAGCGTGCGCGCGCAGACTCGACTGGGCTGGGGCGGCACCGCGCGGGCGCTCGTGCTCAGCACCGCCAACCGCGCCGCGCCTGCCCCGCCAGCCCGGCCCAATGTGGCCCGCTCGCTGCTGCAGCCACACCACATCACCTTCTCCTGGACGCCCGGCGACGACGGATATGCGCCGCTCAG ATACTACACGGTACAACAAAAGGAGGATGGTGGAACTTGGCAAACGATTCCCGAGCGAGTGGACCCATTCGTGACGTCATACACGGCTGAAGGTCTCAAGCCTTACACAGCCTACCAGTTTCGGATAAGAGCGACCAATGATATCGGACCTAGCCGATACAGTAATGCTACAGAAACTGTGCGGACGTTGCCTGCTG CTCCCAGCAAAGCAGTAGAGAACCTCCACGTAGTACCTATCACGCCGAGCAGTGTTCGCGTGCAATGGTCGGCGCTGGGCGAGGCGCACTGGAGCGGCGACACGCGCACCGGCGGCTACCGAGTGCGATACCAGCCGCTCACTGACTTCCCTACCGCGTTACAGCAGACTATGAAGCAGGATGTGCCTGGTATTAAG AGCGAGGAGGTAGTGCTAACAGACCTAGCCCTGGACCGCAACTACGAGATCAGCGTGTGCGCAGTGAACTCGCAGGGGCTGGGCCCGGGCGGCACGCCGGCCGTGGTGTGGGTGGGCGAGGCCGTGCCCACGGCGCCGCCCACGCGCACCACCGCCCGAGCCCTGTCGCCTACTGAGGTGGCGCTCAGCTGGACGCCGCCTGCGCCTGCTATGCTTAACGGCGATCTGCTGGGCTATAAG ATATTTTACCTCGTGACTGATTCCCCTGAGGAGCCTGAACCAGGCCGTCGCATAGAGGAAGAGATCGAGGTGGTGCCTGCCACGGCTACCTCGCATTCACTCGTCTTTCTCGACAAGTACACGCAGTATCGTATACAg GTGTTAGCATTCAACGCAGCCGGCGACGGACCTCGTTCAACAGCCATTACAGTCCGAACATTGCAAGGCCTACCTTCAGCTCCACGCAACATTACCTTCAGTGACATCACTATGAACAGCCTCGTCGTGGAGTGGGAGCCGCCGTATCGTCGTAACGGCATTATTCAGGCTTACCTCGTCACTTACGAGACTATCGAACAAGATGAAC GTTTCAGTAAGCAAGTAAAACAAAAAGTGACTGAACGTCGGCTAGCTGTAGGCGGGCTAGAGGAAGAGGTGGAGTACCGGTTCAGCGTGCGCGGCGTgacggcgggcggcggcgcgggcgcggcggcggaggCCCGCGCTCGGTCGGGCCCGCAGCCCGGCTCGCCCGCCGCCCCTCGCGCTCTACAGCTGGCGCCCGAGCCCGCCGCGCTGCGCCTCCGCTGGATCAACGCCGCGCCCGGACAGGCCCCGCTCAAGGGATACTACTTCGAGGCACGCCGCAAAG ACGACACAAGATGGGAAACAATAACCAGAACCAACAATGGCGTGCTAGAAGAGTTTACTATATCGTACCAGAGTCTGTTGCCTTCGACTGCGTACTCATTCCGAGTAATAGCGTACAACAAGTTTGGAATAAGCAACCCTACATACAGCGACAAAGTCATCGTGACTCCTTCAAAACTGTATTTGGAGTACGGCTACCTGCAGTACCGACCCTTCTACAGACGCACATGGTTCATGGTCGCGTTAGCGGCGGcatctatcatcatcataattatggTCATTGCAATTCTCTGCGTCAAGAGCAaaagctataaatataaaa aAGAAGCACAGAAAACCCTGGAGGAATCTCTAGCGGGTGAGAGCGACGAGCGCGGAACGCTGGCCATGGAGCTGTACCGGTCGCGGCAGAACTCcagcggcagcggcggcgcgggcACGCTGCGGCGGGCGGCGCCGCTGGCCAAGTCGCCGCCGCGCCCGGCGCCCGGCTCCGTGGCCTACCACAGCGACGAGGAGAGCCTGCGCGCCTACGACGAGAACCCCGACGACTCCTCGCTCACGGAGAAACCCTCCGAGATGA